A genomic region of Colletotrichum destructivum chromosome 1, complete sequence contains the following coding sequences:
- a CDS encoding Putative MPN domain, Cop9 signalosome subunit 5 domain-containing protein yields the protein METALKSWELDNNVKLVDPKRDALYNLDLDAQKEAMNARPWALNPNHFKNVRISAVALIKMVMHARSGGNLEVMGLMQGYVNGDTFIVTDAFRLPVEGTETRVNAQGDAEEYMVEYLSLCREQGRMENVVGWYHSHPGYGCWLSGIDVGTQALQQQFQEPFLAVVIDPDRTINAGKVEIGAFRTYPENYVKEKEGGGGAVTSDGWQEVPLAKAAEFGAHASKYYSLEVSHFKSTLESHLLELLWHKYWVQTLSQSPLITNRDYGNKQMLDLASRIKETTTQVARQARGASGPNAHVVGTRKVDGLIAKLVKDSNTVATQERTGLVSMEVKKKIFNDVGANAS from the exons ATGGAAACGGCTCTCAAGTCTTGGG aGCTCGACAACAACGTCAAGTTGGTCGACCCCAAGCGCGACGCCCTTTACAACCTCGATCTCGATGCCCAGAAAGAAGCCATGAACGCCCGACCCTGGGCCCTCAACCCGAACCACTTCAAAAACGTCCGCAtcagcgccgtcgccctcatcAAGATGGTCATGCACGCCCGTTCAGGCGGCAACCTCGAGGTCATGGGTCTGATGCAGGGCTACGTCAACGGCGACaccttcatcgtcaccgaCGCCTTCCGCCTACCAGTCGAGGGCACCGAGACCCGCGTCAACGCCCagggcgacgccgaagaGTACATGGTCGAGTACCTGAGCCTGTGTCGCGAGCAGGGCCGCATGGAGAACGTCGTCGGATGGTACCACTCTCACCCGGGCTACGGCTGCTGGCTGTCCGGCATCGATGTCGGTACCCAGgccctgcagcagcagttcCAAGAACCCTTCCTCGCCGTAGTCATCGACCCGGATCGCACCATCAATgccggcaaggtcgagaTCGGCGCCTTCCGGACCTACCCCGAGAACTacgtcaaggagaaggagggtggcggcggcgccgtcacgAGCGACGGCTGGCAGGAGGTGCCCctggccaaggcggccgagttTGGCGCCCACGCCAGTAAGTACTACAGCCTCGAGGTGTCGCACTTCAAGAGCACGCTGGAGTCGCATCTCCTGGAGCTGCTGTGGCACAAGTACTGGGTGCAGACGCTGAGCCAGAGCCCGCTCATCACGAACCGCGACTACGGAAACAAGCAGATGCTCGACCTCGCGTCCCGGATCAAGGAGACAACGACACAGGTAGCACGGCAAGCCAGGGGCGCCTCCGGGCCCAACGCCCATGTCGTAGGCACCAGGAAGGTCGACGGCTTGATCGCGAAGCTCGTCAAGGACAGCAACACGGTGGCAACGCAGGAACGGACCGGCCTGGTGTCGATGGAGGTCAAAAAGAAGATCTTCAACGACGTGGGCGCGAATGCGTCATGA
- a CDS encoding Putative mycotoxin biosynthesis protein UstYa gives MSSEKLYRSVPHEEEEVESLAGSLSTESTEIADGMTAAAATTTTTKSAAWRRMRLSDEQHPCRDKARRLLRYWPWVAHAVLLTTSVTLFAASFCMRYGSHQNDDIVYTKKYSSYSPAAGIVKYHTERYNLTPIMDWSPFVGAGYEVDRAWDHITNNIGDQMISHAELTRLGLDPKSIKITNPITGEEGYRAGLEVFHQLHCLNLLRMSTFPEYYSDAEVGGDVATDPEDLRGHVDHCLEALRLNLMCQADIGVFTFKMYPELPVEGHWPDFSTLHTCRNFDDIRNWALTHSVTFEDEE, from the exons ATGTCTTCGGAGAAGCTCTACCGCTCCGTGCCCcacgaggaagaggaggtcgAGAGCCTCGCCGGGAGCCTCAGCACGGAATCCACCGAGATTGCGGACggcatgacggcggcggcggcgacgacgacgacgacgaaaagcGCGGCGTGGAGGCGGATGAGACTCAGCGACGAGCAGCACCCGTGCAGAGACAAGGCCCGCCGGCTGCTGCGGTACTGGCCCTGGGTCGCCCACGCGGTGCTGCTGACGACGTCCGTCACGCTCTTCGCGGCGTCGTTCTGCATGCGCTACGGCAGCCATCAGAACGACGATATCGTCTACACCAAGAAGTACTCATCCTATT CCCCCGCGGCGGGAATCGTCAAGTACCACACCGAGAGGTACAACCTGACGCCCATCATGGACTGGTCGCCGTTCGTCGGGGCCGGGTACGAGGTCGACAGGGCGTGGGACCACATCACGAACAACA TTGGCGACCAGATGATCTCGCACGCCGAGCTCACGAGGCTTGGCCTCGACCCGAAATCGATCAAGATCACGAACCCCATcacgggcgaggagggctACCGGGCGGGCCTCGAGGTGTTCCACCAACTGCACTGCCTCAACCTGCTGCGCATGTCGACGTTCCCGGAATACTACTCGGACGCGGAGgtgggcggcgacgtggcCACGGACCCCGAGGACCTTCGAGGACACGTCG ACCACTGCCTCGAGGCGTTGCGGCTGAACCTCATGTGCCAGGCCGACATTGGCGTCTTCACCTTCAAGATGTACCCGGAGCTCcccgtcgagggccactGGCCCGATTTCAGCACGCTGCACACCTGCCGCAACTTCGACGACATCCGAAACTGGGCGCTGACCCACTCGGTGACGTttgaggacgaggagtaG
- a CDS encoding Putative major facilitator superfamily, MFS transporter superfamily, with amino-acid sequence MPDWKAMFAPAPSLDVPGLETVDLADKEMERRIVRKQDLRILPWICVTYLLNYLDRVNLGNARTLNNDTPEDNIVTMLNLTGQRYNVAVALFFVPYVLMEFPSNIMLKYFSPSKWISRIMVSWGIVTICTAAVTTYGGLLAVRIMLGLAEAGFFPGIMMYLCFWYKPEERATRMAIFASSVAVAGAFGGLLATGISFLNRKGGLTGWQWLFILEGIPAVIVGIMVWFMLPDYPQTAAWLTPEERAFAVKRLGPFAPSMKDKHWDGKVARKTVADPYFWLFAVMYFLMTNSLNAFGYFAPTIVSSLGFKGYNAQLLTVPPNVFAMFVIIGNCLHSDKTKERSRHVIGGLVFVATGYLLLAVVKHWGVRYFAVMIIACTNAAVLPFVAHRTATVQGSTATALATGGMIAIANCGGISAPFLFPSTDSPMYSMGNWTIFGFLITTAVLTCYVWYVFGSHSGYRTGTKDADGNLEVLDAGAGDPDELMNKKMGIVTDNDKKDEEA; translated from the exons ATGCCTGACTGGAAGGCCATGTTCGCTCCAGCGCCGTCCCTCGACGtgcccggcctcgagaccgtcgacctcgccgatAAGGAGATGGAGCGCCGCATCGTCCGCAAGCAGGACCTCCGAATCCTCCCCTGGATCTGCGTGACCTACCTGCTGA ACTACCTCGACCGCGTCAACCTCGGCAACGCCCGCACGCTCAACAACGACACGCCCGAGGACAACATCGTCACCATGCTCAACCTCACGGGCCAGCGCTacaacgtcgccgtcgccctcttcttcgtcccctACGTCCTCATGGAGTTCCCGTCCAACATCATGCTCAAGTActtctccccctccaagTGGATCTCCCGCATCATGGTCTCGTGGGGCATCGTCACCATctgcaccgccgccgtcaccacctacggcggcctcctcgccgtccgcaTCAtgctcggcctcgccgaggccggttTCTTCCCCGGTATCATGATGTATCTCTGCTTCTGGTACAAGCCCGAGGAGCGCGCCACCCGCATGGCCatcttcgcctcctccgtcgccgtcgccggcgccttcggcggcctcctcgccacgGGCATCTCCTTTCTCAACCGCAAGGGCGGCCTCACCGGTTGGCAATGGCTGTTCATCCTG GAAGGAATccccgccgtcatcgtcggcatcatgGTCTGGTTCATGCTGCCCGACTACCCGCAGACGGCTGCTTGGCTGACGCCCGAGGAGcgcgccttcgccgtcaagCGCCTCGGCCCCTTTGCGCCCTCGATGAAGGACAAGCACTGGGACGGCAAGGTGGCGCGCAAGACGGTGGCCGACCCCTACTTCTGGCTCTTTGCCGTCATGTACTTCCTCATGACCAACTCGCTCAACGCCTTCGGCTACTTCGCGCCCACCATCGTCTCCTCGCTCGGCTTCAAGGGCTACAACGCTCAGCTGCTGACCGTTCCGCCCAACGTCTTCGCCATgttcgtcatcatcggcaacTGCCTGCACAGCGACAAGACCAAGGAGCGCTCGCGCcacgtcatcggcggcctcgtcttcgttgCCACCGGCTacctgctgctggccgtcgtGAAGCACTGGGGCGTGCGCTACTTTGCCGTTATGATCATCGCCTgcaccaacgccgccgtcctcccctTTGTTGCT CACCGCACCGCGACCGTCCAGGGCTCTACGGCCACGGCCCTCGCAACGGGCGGCAtgatcgccatcgccaactgcggcggcatctcggcccccttcctcttccccagCACCGACTCCCCCATGTACAGCATGGGCAACTGGACCATCTTCGGCTTCCTCATCACCACGGCCGTGCTCACCTGCTACGTCTGGTACGTCTTCGGCAGCCACTCGGGCTACCGCACGGGCAccaaggacgccgacggcaacctcgaggtcctcgacgccggcgccggcgacccgGACGAGCTCATGAACAAGAAGATGGGCATCGTGACGGACAACGACAAGAAAGACGAGGAAGCCTAG